GCACTTTGTCCCTTTAGGCATTATTTATTTAGCTGGATGGCTTCGTCGCAGTACGACCCGACCAGAGCTCGGACATACAGAGGTAAGACgcaagtaattcaaagtcagcgacctagCTTAACCGTTCAGTTTTGGGGACCTTGGCTTAGGAATAtcaagatggccaccaaaatggaaagaaaatctgTTTTGTCATATAACAGTACATATCATTTTCTTATGCAATAGGTACTactaaaacaaatatttgcaCGGGCAATTTATTGTTAAGCCTATCAGAGTCGGTGGGGTACActgacatcaaaataaaaaaaactgaaatatttttcttttcaatcgACTGTTTCTATCTTAAATTTAACACACTTACTAGTTGTatgtcataaaaatgtttatgCAATTTTAGAATGTTGACAAAATAAGACACTATCCAGACGAGTTCACACCACACTTGGACAAAATAACAAAGTTGTTTGACATAATAAGATACTGTTTGGCAAAGATCACGCCACCCTTTGACATAATACCATAACATAATAACATGGCAGTGTGAATAAGATCTGTAAGAAGACACTGTTTGGACATCGTAACGTTGTGCGGAATGTTTTCAATTCGATCTGCAGAGCATTTTTTAGGTCGTTTAAATTGTTGACGACATGTTGTGACTAACACTACGGCCAAGAAGATCCTATATATGCTCGATTTGGGTTGAGGTCAGGAGAAACGGCAGGCCAAGGCAAGACGTTAACGTCATTTGCATTTAGACATTGCTGATAAGCCGAACACATGACGTAGACGCCTCAGAACGATGTCCCTGCTAATACCTTACTGCCTCGCTGTAACGGTAGCGCTTTGGAAACGATGCCGGGTGTACGCCAGTCCAAAATGACGGTCTAATCTGACGTTAGTTACACCAGGCCTGCCGGCTCAAGGACGATCGGCAACTGTTCCTATTTGCTGGAACCTGGCACGAAGTTTACTTACTGTGTTTCTGTGGCAATTAAATGACCGTGAAACATTATCGACGGAGTCTCCTCTACTAAGCATCATCAAAAGGTCAATACGTTGACCTTGAGAGAGTCTGGGCATTGCGGgttttgaaaatatacaaataGTTGTGTGTTTTTCTTACTCCTATAAGATTGTAAAAAAGTAATGAGAGGTTATTTGACCGATTACACATTTGTCCCGACACTGCACGGGCAAATCATGCAAAAAGCTTGTATAGGGACGTTACGTAACATTTAACCCAATACTGAGCGATGTAGCCATTGTTCAACACTGCGACAGGCGTGCTTCACATGATACACATATGAACGGTTTATAACCGATATAACTATAGTTACCATAAAAAGAAACGTGCACACTTGCTTTTGTGTGTTGAGTATATTTCGTATAAGAACACGTCCCATACAGAGGTCCACATTACTTGAATACACGATAACATATACTTTTTACATAAAAGCATAATTGTATGACATAATAAAACTCTTTATGGACAAAATAACATgaacatttaatttaatattacGTCACATTTTTCCTTTACGCGAAGGAAAAGGGCCATTTTGTGTCGATAACTTTTAAGATTTCCACCATTCTGAAAACGTTTGCAggcttaaaattgcaaaataattgtACCTGTTACCAtctgatttgataattttcaaaaaatggtTTTATTCTTGCTCAAAATTGACAAGTATTTGATATACTTATCTaagtcacaggcacgggtccagtgtatatttttttgtttaatataaaaaaacactttttttcacacaattaaccttttatatgttagtcaaatgaaaaaaaaatcgatgacaaaaaatccggtcacagtatcatatacatggAAAAGGTAAACTAtacgagcgtaacgctatgggaagctactcggcaaacttgtggaacatttcaaaatcggagtttatacacttgcagccgctacctgcatgattgcaccttcgaaacatttaaagccttccataaatactaaactgaccccataaattgctttgaaatacacagtacgAATCtctaggagcgaaatatttcagttatccccggcgatttcagctgcaaaacgaagtgataaaaaccaggaacacgtccgctatccggaatgaaatcaccggggataactgaaatattagaAGTGAACGATTTTTCCTGATCGTCATTCCATTCGAATTTTACATCCTGATGTGTAAGTCGTCGTAATGGTTCCATTAGGACTGAATAGCCATCTATGAACTTAGACAAATAGTTTGTGAGACCAAGAAATGAACGGATTTCGGATACAGATTTTGGTCTGTCCATGTTTTTCACTGCATCTACCTTGTCAGGATCAGGTGAAATTCCCGATTCCGAAAACGCGTACCcataaaacttgatttttgatTGTCCGAACGAACATTTTTTCTTGTTCAATGTCAGGTTCCGTTCTTGAATACGTTGAAGTAATGCTCGCAGATTGATATCATGTTCTTCACGCGTTTTGCCGTAGCATACGATATCGTCAGCAATGTTTAACACGCATGTCAGACCCTGAGGTGCTTGGCGAAGCTCATTTTGGAACAGAATCGGTGCTGCTGACACTCCAAAATTTAAACGTTTATATCGAAAAAGTCCAACTTGTGTCTGAAACGTTGTCATTACACGTGATGACCCATCCAGTTCAATTTGATAGAAAGCTTTGTACAGATCGAGACGCGAAAACACTTTTGCGCCGTTCAACGTTAAGATTATATCATCCACCGTCGGACTAACATTTTTCTCTGTTTTTATTGCGGTGTTGGCTTTCCTCATGTCTATGCACACTCTTACTTCTTCCGGTGAATTTGGTTTTTGAGTAGCTACCAGGTTCGATACCCATGGTGTTGGTACATCTTCCACTTTTTCAATGACATCCATATCCTCCAAACTTTTAAGTTCCTGCTCCACTTGCCCACGCACATGAAATGGCACTCTCCTAGGAGGCTGAGCTACTGGCACAACACTTTCATCAATGTGAAACTTAACTTTTCTGTCTTTCAGACATCCTAACCCAGCGAAAACTTGCGAGTATTCCTCAGTAAGTCCTTCATACTCGTCTTTGGTTTGAACAGATTGTATCTGCTGTAAAATCCCAAGTTCTACTGACAGCTCATCAATGATTCTTTATTACCCGTAACGATATGGAAATCCCTGGTCACGAATTTTGAGTCCGACTCAACAAGCAAAGACCATTTACCTTTGAATGGCAGTGGAGACTTCTGTCCAAATGCGAACGCTTTCGTGGTCGTTTTCTTGATTTCCggtgattttttcattttctcaaggaCAGTTTCACTAACAATATTGATTGATGACCCGCTATCAATCAAAACATTCACATCTACGCCATttaattttatccttttttttttggcaCTTTTTTCCCATCTGACATAAATCCAAGTAGCACATCACATTCATCCGAATTGCAATCCGTCGCGTATTCATCTGTTAAAACTTCTAAATCCGGTTGTTCATCCTCGATCAATGTCACCTGCTTCTTACGTGTTCTACAAACCGATATATAATGGTTCTTCTTATGGCAATAATTACTTTCTGCTCCAAGCGCGGGGAAACGTGATATATGTGGGTATTTTCCTCCACAGTTACGACATTTCTTGCTGGTTTGTTGCGGACTGATTCGCCTTCCCGACGACGAGCCTGCTTGCGGTAAACCTTGGTATGAACTAGAACGTTGTTGCGAACGTTGTGGTACGAATCCCTTTGATTTCCGACTAAAATGTGGATTGCTTTTTACACGCACTACCTGCTGACTACTAGTGTCCTTTGACATACACATTGTACTTGTTGCTTGAGTCTTCGAAATTTCCATTTTTCTCATCATTGTTAGTAAGTCATTAAGTGATTTTTCTGAATCTTGCAAACATTGCATTCTCATTTTTTGCGAAATAACACCCTGTATGATTTGGCTTTTAATTTCTGACTCAGTGTCCAAAAATTCACAGTTTTTAGCTTTTTGTCGCAATCTAGTCACATGTTGGTCAGTCGTTTCACCGTGCTACtgtttaatattcctgaattcGAAAATTTCAAACTGAGTGTTTTTTCTAGGTTTGAAGTAGTTCGTAAGTCCAGCTTTTGTTTCATCGTAATTTTCACTCTCTCCATGCAGATTTAACGTATCATAAATGTCATATACATCATCTCCAGCATAGTGCAGTAACAGTGCCTTTTTCCTTTTACTTGTATTTATACCTAACCCAACAAATAAATTCTCCAATTTATCTACATATTTGTCCCACCGAACACCGAATTTTCGTCAGCGTAAACATCAAATTTGGGAAACGCAGGTAAATTTTCCATTGTCAAAAAATCACTTAATcctcagttttaaaataatccGATCATTGTCGCCATTGTAATATAATATGTATTGATCTATTGAGATGGCTTATTGacacacaaacagaacaagacccgaaggatggtttatatatttaatatgtgtgttgcatccaaagtataaactcacactctctctatagaaatatgtatatatcttacatacagaaacaataatgaaatatgatatcataggcggagcttaatctatcttgtagacttgcttactgcagcactgtcgcgcttcaccatcgtagtgtaaTGTActttatgttcatattttcaaatatgaaatttgggtctagtgcATCTTTAACGGTTTGCACTATACATTTTTTAATAACCACATTTTATCATACATAGCCAGTATTCAgatgaaaatgatttttacttttcttttataCTGGATATTGTTTTACTGCTTTTggtgttttcttttgttatttaagCCATTTATGACATTACTCTTCTCAACTCATTTTGGACTGACTAACAATGTCTGAAAGGAACTTATATTTATTTGAGTAATTGTTTTAAATTGCTTCATGTCACATGCATCCCCTACACCATTTTTTACTGTGCTTATCTATATGACGGTCTCTCACCTGAACATGCTGTGGACATACATATTCTATCATCTCTTGCCTCCCCGAAACAATGATCGCCGTACAAGCTCGGGTATGGATTAGAACAAGATCGGTCTCTTCGCTGCATCCCCACTCCACATGTGACTGAGCAGGACCCCCATGCTGTCCACAGGCTCCAACCACCGTGAACTGGAATGTTGCAATCAATCGTAGTGAACTATTTATATTAGCAGTAACCATTGTATGTATCATTTAGTGACAATGGAAAAACACAATTTGCcggatttttaaataaatgtattaaaatgaagtttaaaaacAGTTTTGGACACGTTTCTTATAACTCAGAAAAAACAGTAGAATTagcaataaaaatgtttaaaaagaatatGACCAGAAATATTAGCAATATGGAACACTCGGAAAACACATCGTTATAACTGGAAGCATAAGCAATGCGTATCACTCACTTTCAAATCATTATGCCTTACAACCAGATGCATTAGCAATGCGGATCGCTCACTTGAAAAACATGTCGCTTATAACAAAATTACTTAGCAGGGGTATCTGTGAAACGTTGTCTAAATGTTTTACCTGGACATGAATCCCTCTGACAGATTTTAGTTTCAGTTCTACTGCCAATACAGTCAAGTCCACCATTTGCAGGTGCTGGATCTGTGCATATACGTGATCTTGTCTGAGATCCATTGTCACAGGTGACGTCACAGCTTGACCAGAGAGACCAGTCTGCCCAGTTTCCATCAACTACGTAGAAAGAAGGATGTATACTCATATGCTAGCCAGGCGTAATgatctaccgactgagctaaccagcttcCTTGCTTGCGTATATTCTGCTAATGTGACTAAGTTTCTGCCGTGACATTCCCATTACTTGTTTACAATTTTAAGACTACGTTTATTGACGATACTCCGTATGACGACTATATGACGACTATAGCACTTTTGCTAAATGGCGAAACATCAATCAGCATGCTAACAAGTTTATGTTCATAAATAAAGAATGACATTTCTTTGCACTGTGTATTTATAACACGTCATTAAGTTATGCAGTTTGTATGAAAACGCGCTCGCTCAAAAAATATGGTAATAACGAAATTATAGTACATATTATAAAACAGAGTTATTTAAGCGttagtatattaaattttattaaataaagtaataTCCATTAGCATGGTAAACATTTACGTTGCCTTATTCAAAACGAACATTATTTTTCTGCTGTATATTTTTTTAGATTAGATAACGACTTTTTATACTAAGTTCCTCACAATGATGTGAGATTTATAGAAAAATGAATGAGAATGTGCTCCCTGAAACGATTAAAGGAACTATAACTGGTATAAATAGTTACATGAGTGCAAGTGTACTGTCCACTTACCTAAGGTACAAAGGTTACAAAACTTTGGGCACACTAATTTAGCTTGATGTATGTCCTGACAAACATGGAAATAGGAATTCATTTTGGCACAGTCCACTGTTTCGTCATCAATGCAGCTGCTTGCTGTAATAAACGATATCGTTACTTAGTACAAATAAGATTaagtcaaagaaaaaaaaatgaacggtATATTTCATATTGAGAAAAGTAGATTATATATCAGGTTGTATCCTTTAACAGTAACAACTTTCTTGGTATTAATTGTTACTATTAACTACATACTTACCATATTGGTGTTTATATTATCATTGACAATAGATCAACTTCATTGGTGTTACGCTTGACGAcaccatttttttgtttttagataatatgtatgtatgtttcaATGTCCTGTAACTATTATTGCATGattcaaatgaaaggaaaatagctctaatAAAATTCGTTCACTTATCGTATGTGCAGGGAAAATATACGGCTAGTTGGTACTTGCTGAGACGGTAAATCAGTCGTATTGCATTCAAACTGGACATTCCTGTGATATGTGTAAGAATGTATTTTTCTTTACTCATAACACTATTTGACATTTAATATAAGTATGTTTGTTGTGTACATTTATTAAAGATGACAGAAACAGTTTCAAGTTAATAAGACAAATTTAAAGACGGGTTTGTTTATCAAGACAGCAGAAATTTGGTGATATATGCTAAACCTTATGTCACTTTGATACACCATTCATTACGTACGTTTTTGGTGTTTGCAAAGGTCAGAATTACAGCCATCAGTTGAGCAACACTCATGACAGCCGGAAGATTGTCGTTCCTTTATACCACGCGCTACAATACCTGCTCCGGTAACACCACCACATTGCTAGGAAAGATTcacatatcattttattttttaaagttgtttcaaTTTTGATAGATCTAGAGATCTTGCCATAACTACAGACAAATATTAGTAATCGCTGATTTGTTTTCTCTCCTTTCCTGAATAAAGCTCACATTAAAATATGCAACTGCTTTAAGCACGTGTGCTTTTTTGCAGTCATATCATTTACATTTGTTCATATACACATTTACAATTTACTTCATATATATACCGAACAACAATTACAACAATGAAATGTGTAATTGTACAGGATATAAGTTAGAAGTATCTTTTTCATCCGTACAACTtctcaataaaatataatttaaaagtataaaCTGTTTCAAACGTATCTTTATATTAAAAACCTCTTGTCTAACAACCGAAATGTTATCATTtcttgacattttattttaaaccatGTTAATATTAAAGGCAATATTTCACTTCTCTTTATCATCAGCTCTGAGCAATTCTATAGTCTTAAATGGTCTATTTAAGCTTTGGTTATTGTGAAACTACATGGTGATGTTTAGCTTCttgattaagaaataaacaaatgccGTGCACTATGTGTACAATAATACGACATATGCTTAACACGACCAACAACGTCAGTTTAGAAAAAAGCACATTGATGATGGGCCCCGTATTTATCAACTTTTAAAGACTGAATCTTGAACTAAGACTTTaaattcgtgtttttttttctctatcaTTGTTGACCTGGCAAATAACGATACCTGTATGTAATTTACCATGGATATGCGTTCTATATCAGATTCTACTGATAACGCAGCAAAATTAAACTTGTATAAACTTCCTACGAACGTTGATGAATACGGGCTCTGGAAATTTACGATATGACCTGAGCTGCCAAATGGCTATATGTAGAGCAAATGTAGAAacctatattttgaaaatatatataatagtatATATTGTGTCAGCAATGTACCTGATTGTTGATACAACCCATTCTGTACACTCCTCCATGTTCTTCCAGGAAACAAACCTAAAACGTACAACCACGTtcaaataaaaatcatattaacatatatatatatcaaatatatgaaaTTGTCAACTAGAGCTTCAAAGTTAGAATGCAAATATACTTTAGTACTATCAATATAGTTATTATGAAATGATTTGTATGAGATAATTAGTCGTACACAACTCATATCTATGTTTCAGTTCAGCAATAATAATTTTGCATTCAGACAAAAGTATTGTTTCTGTTTGGATCACTGATTGGTGGTATATAAGGAGGCCTAGTGTTTTTATCAGACAGAGAAGCTAAATGTTACGAATACATGGTGTAATGTTCCACTTGGTTGCAATCTATCGTTCCTTGATTGTCAATTACAGTACCTGTCCACTGGAACAAGAGATTGTCGTATTGCATGTTAGTGGGTCATCAATATTCTGACAGGAAAAGCAACTAAGTGCctctgaaatgtaaaaaaataggACTTTTTAATTTGATCAATGGCCAGACATTGTTCATATTAATACTGCAACTTTGTCTTTGAGAACTTTAGGAGTCAATTTCAGTTTTGCTATATCGCCTTTCCTATACAAAGCTTAGATTAGTAcgaacattttatataaaacaaactggtATCCGTTCGTGATGAATGATGACCTAACATGAAGTAAATAATCACGGAAGGACAACGTTATCTTGTTGCAATACTCATTGAACCTATTTCATAATCATTTCAATCCATATTTAGATGTGACCTAGGGCTAACAGGGCATAAAGTTATATTGACGTATCCACTTGTTGAAGAGTTTTGATAAGAAAAGGTCCGATTTTAAAGGTCCACAGTCGAACTTAGCAATAAATCCTCTATTCTAGTTCGATGTACGCAAGCAATCCGAGTAACTGCTTCTGCTAAACGTAAGAGACAAAATGCAATGCTTGCCTTTTCACCTTTAGTTCATTCTGtaatttaaaacgttttaaaatgaTGACAGAGTTGTCGTCGTGTTGATTAATGTTCGTGGCTCTGTACTGTTGCAGTTTTGCCCTGCCAGTATATCACGCAGTCAGCCACTAGTTCATTTTATCGATTGATGATTAAGTATAAAACGAAATGCTAACTAGGACTTTATATGTATTTACTGGAAAATAATGTTTCACTTACCAACAACAGCACAGTGGAGCAGCAGAAGACAAATCACAGACCCTGCAAGAAAAAGTAACAGGTCAGAAGATGTAACTTTAAATATCAAGGTATATATTGATTAGTATCTGTATTAAAACaactaaatgaaataataaatatcttgTTGGAAATGAGAGATTCACAGAATAACAATGTCACTGACACAAGATCAGAACAGAAGTGCACATATACAGTGATTATTGAACAATTCAAAAGTTATATTCCATCGTGCACCTGTTACTTTATTTATAATGCTCTTAGTAACATAAACAAGACAGAGTATTCGATAAAAGTATTCCATCTGTCTGTTGAACAAACCAGGGCAAATGATATATGCTATTCTTATTAACGAAATTCAACTACTTTTAATTTTTAGTGAATAACGCAATATGTCACACGTCTCGAATATGACAGGAAGAATTACGATTTTATAATTAATGTAATTCTTTTGAtgatttatctaaaatatttttaaaataaagaggAGATTTTACTTACCGCATTCTCCCATCTTTTTACACAAGC
This DNA window, taken from Mercenaria mercenaria strain notata chromosome 19, MADL_Memer_1, whole genome shotgun sequence, encodes the following:
- the LOC128551151 gene encoding coadhesin-like isoform X1; the protein is MPAHCLCKKMGECGSVICLLLLHCAVVEALSCFSCQNIDDPLTCNTTISCSSGQVCFLEEHGGVYRMGCINNQQCGGVTGAGIVARGIKERQSSGCHECCSTDGCNSDLCKHQKPSSCIDDETVDCAKMNSYFHVCQDIHQAKLVCPKFCNLCTLVDGNWADWSLWSSCDVTCDNGSQTRSRICTDPAPANGGLDCIGSRTETKICQRDSCPVHGGWSLWTAWGSCSVTCGVGMQRRDRSCSNPYPSLYGDHCFGEARDDRICMSTACSGWKIAFTAHGVSTHGRSVIFPIVDHNYGGGYNSNTGTFTCPVAGIYYFAVTLRKDISADSDQVYCQLFINSHSTLGTGDNLINDDKSSYSMTMSGTFHLNRNDHVSVGNCYGADALMNSHDCAFTGFIVLPDN
- the LOC128551151 gene encoding thrombospondin-2-like isoform X2 yields the protein MGCINNQQCGGVTGAGIVARGIKERQSSGCHECCSTDGCNSDLCKHQKPSSCIDDETVDCAKMNSYFHVCQDIHQAKLVCPKFCNLCTLVDGNWADWSLWSSCDVTCDNGSQTRSRICTDPAPANGGLDCIGSRTETKICQRDSCPVHGGWSLWTAWGSCSVTCGVGMQRRDRSCSNPYPSLYGDHCFGEARDDRICMSTACSGWKIAFTAHGVSTHGRSVIFPIVDHNYGGGYNSNTGTFTCPVAGIYYFAVTLRKDISADSDQVYCQLFINSHSTLGTGDNLINDDKSSYSMTMSGTFHLNRNDHVSVGNCYGADALMNSHDCAFTGFIVLPDN